The Arachis hypogaea cultivar Tifrunner chromosome 16, arahy.Tifrunner.gnm2.J5K5, whole genome shotgun sequence genome contains a region encoding:
- the LOC112756613 gene encoding F-box protein At2g23160-like, protein MRKLQLQKSYFAGLPADIITDIFVRLPIKSVLICRCVCKHWNTLISNPNFAKLLLTYTLPALMIRRKHSRFFHLVEYDRIEWHERKNNPFFSGVFEVLKPNSSSIKLDPKFEIPLLGTKVYANVNMPLIDTKVYANVHVDVRICNGLFYLSWSNNIDISLVCNPITGEFIRLPKHPPILKPCECEISRGFGFHPKTNQYKVMRILIFKHDHPMVVEMLRVGISTTWINIEVDYPKNLISISRSAVYLNGTLHWIGNDVDGNASIWAFDFDKERFQSFSIPSDEGPRVDIYEFRGFLCIIYFNEPITIWMMKRYGVGESWTPIFVSSDGNINSSLTTSHDYLAFHDRENKEYSIFRIHYNDNIQIFGLVPTLIPLKNIIIGDNVEVYNIYSLNYPKLRFY, encoded by the exons ATGAG GAAACTCCAACTACAAAAGTCTTATTTTGCCGGTCTTCCAGCCGATATAATTACCGATATTTTTGTTAGACTTCCCATAAAGTCTGTTCTGATTTGTAGATGTGTTTGCAAGCATTGGAACACATTGATTTCTAATCCAAACTTTGCCAAGTTACTCCTTACTTATACACTTCCTGCCCTGATGATCCGACGCAAGCATTCAAGATTCTTTCACCTTGTTGAATATGACCGAATTGAATGGCATGAAAGGAAAAACAATCCATTCTTCAGCGGTGTGTTTGAGGTCCTAAAACCCAATAGCAGCAGTATAAAACTTGATCCTAAATTTGAAATTCCTCTCCTTGGTACAAAAGTTTATGCTAATGTGAACATGCCTCTCATTGATACAAAAGTTTATGCTAATGTGCATGTGGATGTGCGTATTTGTAATGGTCTTTTTTATTTGAGTTGGTCAAATAATATAGACATTTCACTTGTTTGCAACCCAATAACAGGTGAGTTCATAAGACTTCCAAAACACCCTCCAATCCTAAAACCCTGCGAGTGCGAAATATCTCGAGGTTTTGGTTTTCACCCAAAAACAAACCAATACAAGGTAATGAGAATCCTTATCTTTAAACATGATCATCCTATGGTTGTTGAAATGCTCAGAGTTGGAATATCGACAACATGGATAAATATTGAGGTGGATTATCCCAAGAATTTGATATCTATATCGAGATCTGCTGTTTATTTAAATGGGACACTTCATTGGATTGGTAACGATGTTGATGGCAATGCGTCGATATGGGCTTTCGATTTCGACAAGGAGAGGTTCCAATCCTTTTCTATACCGAGCGATGAGGGTCCAAGAGTTGACATATATGAATTCAGGGGTTTTCTTTGCATTATATATTTTAATGAGCCAATCACAATATGGATGATGAAAAGATATGGAGTTGGAGAATCTTGGACTCCCATTTTCGTAAGTTCTGACGGAAATATTAATTCTTCATTAACCACGTCTCATGATTACCTTGCCTTCCATGATCGTGAAAACAAAGAATATAGCATTTTTCGTATTCACTATAATGACAACATTCAAATTTTTGGTCTCGTTCCTACTCTTATCCCACTAAAGAATATTATCATTGGAGATAATGTGGAGGTGTATAATATTTACTCACTGAATTACCCAAAATTGAGGTTCTATTAG
- the LOC112756614 gene encoding endoglucanase 25-like has protein sequence MSGGKFYRSEALEDFARTQVDYILGKNPEKMSYVVGFGERYPEEVHHMGVSIMRAMVGGPDKLDGFNDLRSNYNYTEPTLAGNSGLVPALVALSQNATPNGMIDHNTIFYSVQLP, from the exons ATGAGCGGAGGTAAATTCTACCGTTCAGAAGCATTGGAGGATTTTGCTAGGACTCAGGTGGATTACATACTTGGGAAGAATCCAGAGAAGATGAGCTATGTGGTTGGGTTTGGAGAGAGGTACCCTGAAGAAGTTCACCACATGGGTGTATCTATTATGA GAGCCATGGTTGGTGGTCCTGATAAGCTGGATGGTTTCAATGACTTGCGTTCCAACTATAACTACACTGAACCAACTCTTGCGGGGAATTCGGGTCTTGTTCCGGCGCTTGTGGCTTTGTCACAGAATGCCACTCCAAATGGAATGATAGATCACAACACCATATTCTATTCTGTTCAACTCCCTTGA